Genomic DNA from Pelosinus sp. UFO1:
TTCGCTCGTTACTTCCATCTTGCTGCCTCTCCTCCTGCATCACGTAATATCCGCCACCATTGCCTCTACGCACTCTCACTAGTCTTACTTTCACCAATTGGGATAATTGGCTGCGAATATAGGATGGTGTTACCTTTAATATCTCGCCAATTTCCTGGGAATTCATCGGTTTAGCATAAGACGTTTCCTGTTGAGCCAGCAACCTGAGCACTTCTTCATGCAAATAATTACACATACCTTCCTCCAAGTTAACACAACTAGACAGTAGTGAACATTACACATTATCATTATAATGGTCAACAAGTGGCGTTAACCATTATAATGACAATCACCAATTAACCATCACTACTTACTACTACTATTTAAGCTGGCAAGCATTGACGTCATATAAGATCCCTGAGATTGAATCGACGCTAAAAGGGTCTGCATATTTTGATATTTAGTATACAAAGTAGCCTGTTGTGCTGCTAAGCGAGTCTTTAAATCTGAAATCCGATCATTATTATACTTCATCGTTTTTGTAATTGATCCATTAGACCCCGTTATTGCATCAAACTGACCACCGTATTTCGTATTATCGTTTAACATCGTCTGCATTTGCACGAAAATCCCTGCATTACTTCCTGAACTAATATCATATTTGTAGTCGGCAGATATTGTATCACCAGGAAAATCACTAGCAGGGTCACTACCAAATGTAATCTTTCCAGTAGTATAATCCACAGAATATTCATAGCCTGTTGTCTTAGTTAGGTCAGTCGGATCTGCAGTATGAGCTTTCGGCGTTCCAGAAACCTGAGTATACGTTTGAGTACCAACCTTAATTGTAACATCTCCAGTTATGGAGCCGTTTTTAAGCGAATATACTCCACCCGATTGAGTAACAGTTTCATTAGTAACAGAAGTCAGCGTATTACCAAAGAGTGAAGTAACAGATTGAATATCGGATTGTAGTGCACTCTTGAGTTTGGTTGTATCCAATTCCAAATGCCCACTCTGAACTTTAGCTGAGTCAAATACTCCGGGTGCACCAGTGGTAATACCAACCTGGGAAAGTTGCTGCATACTAGATACTTGGTTCGTTACAACAGTAGACGCAATACCCCTTAACTTATTGTTAATTGTTGCCAACGTAGGATCGCCAAATAAATCCCCAACTGACGGATCTGTCGAACTGTTGAGATCCTTACCTGATCCTTCATTCAGTTTGTTGTATACAGCATCTATCGCAGCATTGTACGCAGTAATAAAAGTTTGTACTTTTGCTACAATGGAGTCAACATCACTCTGCACCGAAACAGTCGCAGTTCCCGTACCCGTCAGGGTAAAAGTATTCCCATTAAATGTTACTTTGTTATTCACTGGAGTTACGGATACGCCATTTACCGTCACAGAAGCCTCAGTACCTGTTTTTTGATTCCCTTGTGCCAATCCTATTTTAGACAAAAAATCTGAACTGTCTGTGGCACCTGTCCCCAGCTTAATATCCTTGGCACCAGCCGTCTGAGAAGTCAAAGATATCATACCAGTGTTCGAATTATAGAAAGCCGAGACACCAACTGTTGTTGAAGTATTTATTTTGTTGATGATGGAATCAATGGTATCTTTCGTCGAGTCAACATTGAAAAAGGTCCCGTTGATGGAAAAATATCCCGAAGTTGCACCCGCAGCCGTTCCAAAGAGATCATCCAAGGTACGCGTCTCATCGGAATTCACCCCAGGATTTACAGTTGCCCCTGTTAAACCAAGAGGACCTAAAAGAGTGGAGGAATCCGTTATCTGAATCGTTGGAGTTAATCCCGCTGTATTCTGCTTGATAGTAACTTTGCCATCCGTTCCCACGGAAGCCGTTACACCAGCACCAGAAGCCGTAATTTTATTCACGATAGTGTTGACAGTATCATCTTTAGTTACAGCAATGCTTTTACCATTAATGGAAAATGTACCCGTTTCATTTAATGCAGTATTATAAGTAGGTATATCTGCAGCATTTCCCGTTCCTGTTACATACGCCTTTATACCACCACTGGTATCAGCATTTCCGGCAGTTACATTCGCTTGCAATATACCTGCATTCGTTAAAAATCCACTGGTATCTGTAAGCGTAATAGTTGGTCCCGCCGTTTTTTGCGTGATTGACACTTTGCCGTCTGTCCCAACTGACGCGGTGACACCTGCAGCAGAACTATTAATATGATTTACAATCGTGGTAAGCGAATCCAGCGCTGTTACACCGATAGGTATACCATTAATCGTTAACACACCATCCGTAACAGGAGTTCCCGAATCATAAACTTGCGTCCCGGCAACATTTGCCTTACGCGCAGCATTTCCAAGAATGGCACTTGTATTACTTGTAATCGTAGCTGTGGCTCCAACATTAATAACATAACTACCGCTGGTACCGCCGTTCTGCGAACTGGCAGTAACGATTTTTTCATCTGACGACGTTGCCTTCATTGCGGAAAAGGTACTGGCGTAAGTCAAATCAGTAGCCGCATATTGCAACGTACCCAAAGCGGTTTTGATCGTGTTGTAATCATTCATCTGGGCTTGCAATTTTGTATTCTTATTTTGAAGACTTATCATAGGCAAACTAGCTGATTGAATAGTCGCACTAACCAAGGCATCGACATCAAGTCCTCCAACCGTATTGTTCATGTGAGTTGTGCCAAGGGACGAAGACGTAGTCGTAGATAATGAAAGACTCATACTTTCACCTTCTTCTAAATTTTTTTATCAAATATCTTAAAATCTTGATCCACCATTCTAGCCATCTCAAGAATTTGCTTGGGGGGAAATGTTGAAATAACTTCTTTGGTGGTTTTATCCACAACTTGAACTATAATTCGATTCGTATCTTTATATACAGCAAACTGAACGTCATAATTCGTTTCTTCAGCCTTCTTATTTAACTTGTCAACGGCCTGTTTCAACTGGTGCGAGTCTATCACATCTAAAACTTGTGTTGCATTCATTTCTTGATCTTTTGTTGTATTCTCTGTGTTCTGTATCGTTCCAGTTGAGTTAACCTTGTCAATTTTCACTAGGCAACCCTTCCTTTATTATTAAAAACCGGCCGGCATATCGCCGGCCGGTTTTTGCTTTAATAAAACTATTGTAATAATTTAAGAACTGATTGAGAGGATTGGTTAGCTTGTGCAAGCATTGCAGTACCGGATTGAATAAGTACTTGCTGTTTGCTGTAGTTAGCCATTTCTTTTGCCATATCAGTATCTTGAAGGTTAGAACGAGCTGCACTAAGGTTTTCAGATGCAACTGTCAAATTGTTTACAGTGTGTGTTAAACGATTTTGAACAGCACCCAAATTAGCACGATTACTGGAAACTTTACTTAAAGCGGCATCAAGTGCAGAGATTGCACCAGAAGCCCCACCAGCAGTAGCAAGAGTCACAGCATTAATAGCCAAAGCAGTTGCTCTCATATCAGCAACAGTCACTGCAAGTGTTTGATTTTGATTAGCACCAATTTGGAAAACCAATGAAGCAGTTGAAGCAGCACCATTTAACAATTTTTGAGTATTAAACTCAGTATCGTTAGCTATACGTGAAACTTCAGAAATCAATTGTGTTATTTCTTTTTGTGTTTGTCCACGGTCATTATTCGTGTTAGTATCATTTCTTGATGCAACTGCTAATGTACGCATACGTTGGAGAATAGCAGTTGTTTCGTTTAATGCACCCTCAGCAGTCTGAATCATAGAGATAGCATTTTGTGAATTTTGAGTAGCTTGGTCCAAACCATTAATTTGGCTTGTCATTTTTTCGCTGATAGCCAAACCTGATGCATCATCAGCAGCCTTGTTAATTTTTTTACCTGAAGATAATTTTTCCAAGGAACTGTTCATGCTATTTTGGCTAAGAGTAAGGTTTTTCCATGCATTTAAAGACGCAATATTAGTATTTACAACACTCATTATTATTTCCTCCTTGAATTTAAATGTGGCATCCTTGCCTACATTAACGACTTGCTGGCCAGCTGAGTCATCCAGTAATTTTTACTGTCACTATATATATCGTAGGCTTTTCCCAGTATATTAAGTATAATTTTTGTCTAAATTCGTTTTTTTTTGTTATTTTTATCATTTTATCTTTTTATTACTTCAATTTATCAGCTTTTTTCTCTATTTTTTACTTTTTTCACCTTTGTCTGGCATTTTTTTTAGAAGTGACAATACGTCAACATTCTGCACTGTTTGCGCAGACTGGGTATTCGATTCTTTAACAGCCTCATATAGCTCTTGCCTTAATATTGAAACCTCACGAGGAGCTGTAATCCCCAAACGTACTTGATCCCCTTGTACATCGACAATCGTTACCAGAATATCATCACCAATCCGTAGCGTCTCATGTTTTTTGCGGGTTAAAATCAGCATTATCTTAACCCCCAGCCAAATTTGCAGCCATCAAATTATATTGTAGTGTATAGTTTTTATTGGAAACTAACACTTGGCATGCAATACCGGTATTTTGATTCACTACAATTGGCCCCATAAGGTTTGCGGTGATT
This window encodes:
- a CDS encoding Rrf2 family transcriptional regulator, coding for MCNYLHEEVLRLLAQQETSYAKPMNSQEIGEILKVTPSYIRSQLSQLVKVRLVRVRRGNGGGYYVMQEERQQDGSNERK
- the fliD gene encoding flagellar filament capping protein FliD, which codes for MSLSLSTTTSSSLGTTHMNNTVGGLDVDALVSATIQSASLPMISLQNKNTKLQAQMNDYNTIKTALGTLQYAATDLTYASTFSAMKATSSDEKIVTASSQNGGTSGSYVINVGATATITSNTSAILGNAARKANVAGTQVYDSGTPVTDGVLTINGIPIGVTALDSLTTIVNHINSSAAGVTASVGTDGKVSITQKTAGPTITLTDTSGFLTNAGILQANVTAGNADTSGGIKAYVTGTGNAADIPTYNTALNETGTFSINGKSIAVTKDDTVNTIVNKITASGAGVTASVGTDGKVTIKQNTAGLTPTIQITDSSTLLGPLGLTGATVNPGVNSDETRTLDDLFGTAAGATSGYFSINGTFFNVDSTKDTIDSIINKINTSTTVGVSAFYNSNTGMISLTSQTAGAKDIKLGTGATDSSDFLSKIGLAQGNQKTGTEASVTVNGVSVTPVNNKVTFNGNTFTLTGTGTATVSVQSDVDSIVAKVQTFITAYNAAIDAVYNKLNEGSGKDLNSSTDPSVGDLFGDPTLATINNKLRGIASTVVTNQVSSMQQLSQVGITTGAPGVFDSAKVQSGHLELDTTKLKSALQSDIQSVTSLFGNTLTSVTNETVTQSGGVYSLKNGSITGDVTIKVGTQTYTQVSGTPKAHTADPTDLTKTTGYEYSVDYTTGKITFGSDPASDFPGDTISADYKYDISSGSNAGIFVQMQTMLNDNTKYGGQFDAITGSNGSITKTMKYNNDRISDLKTRLAAQQATLYTKYQNMQTLLASIQSQGSYMTSMLASLNSSSK
- a CDS encoding flagellar protein FlaG, with protein sequence MKIDKVNSTGTIQNTENTTKDQEMNATQVLDVIDSHQLKQAVDKLNKKAEETNYDVQFAVYKDTNRIIVQVVDKTTKEVISTFPPKQILEMARMVDQDFKIFDKKI
- a CDS encoding flagellin, which codes for MSVVNTNIASLNAWKNLTLSQNSMNSSLEKLSSGKKINKAADDASGLAISEKMTSQINGLDQATQNSQNAISMIQTAEGALNETTAILQRMRTLAVASRNDTNTNNDRGQTQKEITQLISEVSRIANDTEFNTQKLLNGAASTASLVFQIGANQNQTLAVTVADMRATALAINAVTLATAGGASGAISALDAALSKVSSNRANLGAVQNRLTHTVNNLTVASENLSAARSNLQDTDMAKEMANYSKQQVLIQSGTAMLAQANQSSQSVLKLLQ
- the csrA gene encoding carbon storage regulator CsrA, which encodes MLILTRKKHETLRIGDDILVTIVDVQGDQVRLGITAPREVSILRQELYEAVKESNTQSAQTVQNVDVLSLLKKMPDKGEKSKK